A portion of the Micromonospora vinacea genome contains these proteins:
- a CDS encoding glycosyltransferase has protein sequence MILEMLAAEHDVRFLALTHDDKEVQLAEQLPVKDRTLVANPFAGSMLRSARALGTGVSLQTGYASPKALTDALRQQLDEFQPDVVHLNVFRTVHLVEACGDTPVIVDLDEFRSEYYEQLASHGPNLAWRALGRVEGSRMRAREDELVRKGVPLMLSAPSLPGQERPNTYLVRSPCDFSVQRQQGPIAPTVLFVGRLSYEANVNGLMWFVRECWQGIRDAVPDARLRIVGTDPPKAVQALVGNGIELHANAPAVEPYYSDAAVAIAPIFRGTGVQLKLIQAMSAGVPSVTTSMVADRAGVQDGVHVSVADDSAGWIAKVAALLSSPETAERMAVNGREWVVAHHSSAAVRQQLQAAYASLPRRSGVDAGPGR, from the coding sequence GTGATCCTGGAGATGCTCGCCGCCGAGCACGATGTCCGCTTCCTCGCGCTGACGCACGATGACAAGGAGGTGCAGCTGGCCGAGCAACTGCCGGTCAAGGATCGGACGCTCGTCGCCAACCCGTTCGCGGGTTCCATGCTGCGCTCCGCACGTGCGCTCGGTACCGGTGTCTCCCTGCAGACGGGGTACGCGAGCCCGAAGGCGCTCACCGACGCCCTGCGGCAGCAGTTGGACGAGTTCCAACCGGACGTGGTGCACCTCAACGTCTTCCGCACCGTCCACCTGGTCGAGGCCTGCGGTGACACGCCGGTCATCGTCGACCTGGACGAGTTCCGCAGCGAGTACTACGAGCAGTTGGCCTCCCACGGGCCCAACCTCGCCTGGCGGGCGTTGGGCCGGGTCGAGGGGAGCCGGATGCGGGCGCGGGAGGACGAGCTGGTCCGCAAGGGGGTGCCGCTGATGCTCTCGGCGCCGTCCCTGCCCGGCCAGGAGCGGCCCAACACCTACCTGGTCCGCAGCCCCTGCGACTTCTCCGTGCAGCGGCAGCAGGGCCCGATCGCACCGACAGTGTTGTTCGTCGGTCGGCTCAGCTACGAGGCGAACGTCAACGGCCTCATGTGGTTCGTGCGCGAGTGCTGGCAGGGTATTCGCGACGCGGTCCCGGACGCCCGGCTGCGGATCGTCGGCACGGACCCGCCGAAGGCGGTCCAGGCGCTGGTCGGGAACGGCATCGAGCTGCACGCCAACGCGCCAGCGGTCGAGCCCTACTACTCGGACGCTGCGGTCGCCATCGCGCCGATCTTCCGGGGTACCGGGGTGCAGCTGAAGCTCATCCAGGCGATGTCCGCCGGGGTGCCGAGCGTGACGACCAGCATGGTGGCCGACCGCGCCGGTGTGCAGGACGGCGTGCACGTCAGCGTCGCCGACGACAGCGCCGGTTGGATCGCGAAGGTCGCGGCGCTGTTGTCCTCGCCGGAGACCGCCGAGCGGATGGCCGTCAACGGGCGGGAATGGGTCGTGGCGCACCACAGTTCGGCGGCGGTCCGCCAGCAGCTCCAGGCGGCCTACGCCTCGCTCCCCAGGCGATCAGGGGTGGACGCCGGACCCGGCCGCTGA
- a CDS encoding S8 family serine peptidase, with protein MFQLRRAGRSVTAGLALAVVAAATISSGGAAYAAPSDGQKLPRALKSADKGAIKDSYIVVLKDTKADPAEVGASAKALTRQYGGAVSHTYSRTIRGFAARMNEAQAKKLAASSSVAYVEQNRKMSKSDTQLNTPSWGLDRLDQIFAPLNKRYTYPNTASNVHAYVIDTGIRISHQEFGGRASNGYDFVDNDTVANDCNGHGTHVAGTIGGTNYGVAKAVKLVGVRVLDCEGNGSYAGVLAGIDWVTANAVKPAVANMSLGGAANATIDAAVEASIASGVSYSVAAGNDNEDACLQSPARAASAITVGATDEVDFRAFFSNYGQCVDIHAPGHNIPSSVASSDTATDKYSGTSMASPHVAGAAALALSANPTWTPLQVRNNLVYGGTRRVVRNTAYTGTSDVMLRIGTTAVPQVTGLRSLANGKTVSVGSGGNQPLTASQPPAQIGDLEKFTIVSAGTGYIAFGSWANGKYVSATSGGAGSLIANASTITDAERFQVVMNGDGTTTLIAKINGKYVTAPSGGNLPLVASATAIGGAEKFIWASPAAVVVLNSVKNSRIVTAPGATSPVIANGTTVGNPQKFDMLDLGDDAVALRAHVNWRYVTSAVNGSGNPTALIANSTTLGTPQSFWLYHWGDGTMGLQSQTSYNFVVAPSTTSPLIASFDPESGAWTTATDFTHVVQTVG; from the coding sequence GTGTTCCAACTTCGCCGAGCTGGTCGCTCGGTCACGGCAGGGCTCGCCCTCGCCGTAGTCGCAGCCGCAACGATCTCCAGTGGCGGTGCCGCGTACGCCGCGCCGTCGGACGGGCAGAAGCTGCCGCGGGCCCTCAAGTCCGCCGACAAGGGTGCCATCAAGGACAGCTACATCGTGGTCCTGAAGGACACCAAGGCCGACCCGGCCGAAGTCGGCGCCAGCGCCAAGGCTCTCACCAGGCAGTACGGCGGCGCCGTCTCCCACACGTACAGCCGAACGATCCGGGGCTTCGCCGCCCGGATGAACGAGGCGCAGGCCAAGAAGCTGGCCGCCAGCTCCTCGGTCGCGTACGTGGAGCAGAACCGCAAGATGTCGAAGAGCGACACCCAGCTCAACACGCCGTCGTGGGGCCTGGACCGCCTGGACCAGATCTTCGCGCCGTTGAACAAGCGCTACACCTACCCGAACACGGCGAGCAACGTGCACGCCTACGTCATCGACACCGGCATCCGCATCAGCCACCAGGAGTTCGGTGGGCGGGCCAGCAACGGGTACGACTTCGTCGACAACGACACGGTCGCGAACGACTGCAACGGGCACGGCACGCACGTCGCCGGCACCATCGGCGGCACCAACTACGGTGTGGCCAAGGCCGTCAAGCTGGTTGGCGTGCGGGTGCTCGACTGCGAGGGCAACGGCAGCTACGCCGGTGTGCTGGCCGGCATCGACTGGGTCACCGCCAACGCGGTGAAGCCGGCCGTCGCCAACATGAGCCTCGGCGGCGCCGCCAACGCCACGATCGACGCCGCGGTGGAGGCCTCCATCGCCTCCGGCGTGTCGTACTCCGTCGCCGCTGGCAACGACAACGAGGACGCCTGCCTCCAGTCACCCGCCCGGGCGGCCTCGGCGATCACTGTGGGAGCGACCGACGAGGTCGACTTCCGGGCGTTCTTCTCCAACTACGGCCAGTGCGTGGACATCCACGCGCCGGGCCACAACATCCCGTCGTCGGTGGCCAGCAGCGACACGGCAACCGACAAGTACAGCGGCACCTCGATGGCGAGCCCGCACGTCGCGGGCGCCGCCGCGCTCGCGCTGTCGGCGAACCCGACCTGGACGCCCCTGCAGGTGCGTAACAATCTCGTCTACGGCGGCACCCGCCGGGTCGTCCGCAACACGGCGTACACCGGTACGAGCGACGTGATGCTGCGCATCGGCACCACTGCGGTGCCGCAGGTCACCGGCCTGCGTTCCCTGGCCAACGGTAAGACCGTCTCGGTGGGGTCGGGCGGCAACCAGCCGCTGACCGCCAGCCAGCCTCCGGCTCAGATCGGCGACCTGGAGAAGTTCACCATCGTGAGCGCCGGGACCGGCTACATCGCCTTCGGGTCCTGGGCAAACGGCAAGTACGTCAGCGCCACCTCCGGTGGCGCCGGCTCATTGATCGCCAACGCCAGCACCATCACCGACGCGGAGCGATTCCAGGTGGTGATGAACGGCGACGGCACGACAACCCTGATCGCCAAGATCAACGGCAAGTACGTCACCGCACCGTCGGGCGGCAACCTGCCGCTCGTCGCGAGCGCCACCGCGATCGGTGGAGCGGAGAAGTTCATCTGGGCGTCGCCGGCGGCTGTCGTCGTCCTGAACTCGGTGAAGAACAGCCGGATCGTGACCGCGCCGGGCGCCACGTCGCCGGTGATCGCCAACGGCACCACGGTCGGCAACCCACAGAAGTTCGACATGCTCGACCTCGGAGATGACGCCGTCGCGCTGCGGGCCCACGTCAACTGGCGCTACGTCACCAGCGCGGTCAACGGCAGCGGCAACCCGACCGCGTTGATCGCCAACTCCACCACGCTCGGCACGCCGCAGTCGTTCTGGCTCTATCACTGGGGCGATGGCACCATGGGGCTGCAGTCGCAGACCAGTTACAACTTCGTGGTGGCACCGAGCACCACCTCGCCGCTGATCGCCAGCTTCGACCCCGAGTCTGGGGCGTGGACCACGGCGACGGACTTCACCCACGTCGTTCAGACCGTGGGCTAA
- a CDS encoding GH25 family lysozyme — protein MSRKWIPVLVASTLAVNLLGTPPAAGAATSPDGGGRAIAGGTPAVRQSAVSALASPPAGYTIQGIDVSSHDHNLGPINWAGVVAEGNKFVYIKATEGNDYLNPFFNGDYTAAKAAGLFVGAYHFARPDGRDPVGEANYFIDNMRWAKDSRTLVPMLDFEWPYWAGAPTCYGLTPAELTNWVRVFTDQVKARIGRPMMIYTNTNFWNPCTNSDASFGGLLLDIAGYTTSRPPLPAGWATETIWQYAPGDPSQPGNYSKNVLKGDYASLTRLTSPEVSIAPPGPRMPRRPIAPKLR, from the coding sequence ATGTCACGGAAATGGATTCCGGTGCTGGTCGCCTCGACGCTGGCGGTCAACCTGCTCGGCACCCCGCCGGCGGCGGGCGCGGCGACCTCCCCCGACGGTGGTGGTCGGGCCATCGCCGGCGGCACTCCGGCAGTCCGGCAGAGCGCGGTGTCCGCGCTGGCCAGCCCGCCTGCCGGCTACACGATCCAGGGCATCGACGTGTCCAGCCACGACCACAACCTCGGGCCGATCAACTGGGCCGGGGTGGTGGCCGAGGGAAACAAGTTCGTCTACATCAAGGCCACCGAGGGAAACGACTACCTCAATCCGTTCTTCAACGGTGACTACACAGCGGCGAAGGCGGCGGGTCTCTTCGTCGGCGCCTACCACTTCGCCCGCCCGGACGGGCGCGACCCGGTGGGTGAGGCCAACTACTTCATCGACAACATGCGGTGGGCGAAGGACTCCCGCACGCTGGTGCCGATGCTCGACTTCGAGTGGCCGTACTGGGCCGGCGCCCCGACCTGCTACGGGCTGACCCCGGCGGAGTTGACCAACTGGGTGCGGGTGTTCACCGACCAGGTCAAGGCCCGTATCGGTCGACCGATGATGATCTACACGAACACCAACTTCTGGAACCCGTGCACCAACAGCGACGCCTCCTTCGGCGGTCTCCTGTTGGACATCGCCGGCTACACCACGAGCCGGCCTCCGCTGCCCGCCGGCTGGGCCACCGAGACCATCTGGCAGTACGCGCCCGGCGATCCGTCCCAGCCCGGCAACTACAGCAAGAACGTCCTCAAGGGCGACTACGCGAGCCTGACCCGGCTCACCAGCCCCGAGGTCAGTATCGCGCCTCCCGGCCCACGGATGCCTCGCCGGCCGATCGCGCCGAAGCTTCGTTGA
- a CDS encoding glycosyltransferase family 39 protein, with translation MRAGKNEVAPFSIGFAVMLVVAGYSLTSVPLDWDEGATLSAATRSFGELLELASYKDAVITPFYLVLHVLVTVFGESDVVLRLPSLLAMALGAGVTAEIGRRVAGPAAGILAGIICSAIPSLVFFAHTARPYAFAFLFATLSSLLLLTAVASPSRWRWAGYGLCLALTGVFHLVALSVLAAHAVILALAWWPERDRRLWRAVPAIAAALVVVSPLIWLGRSQRYSQLHWVQTPTWKTVGALPGDVAFSPVVGYLLVLLAAAAYFAVPTRRYVELVVLSTVPVVVVIGASLIAPVWVPRYGIFLLAPVAVLAAATVTTSRLRAVAVLPWVVRAVAVVAALVLLSLPVQKSVRQTHDAPDTRGMAAAIHDNVASGDVVVYTDFAWSMRPTLTHYLSQLDWAPAVQPPDILMKQTAASNGTLEATEFIDIQGRLAKADRIWLIGPAAGVYGAAEDPLSAPGWKIKYIRQHYEVRQTYTFETGRAVLLGARGGSTVTQ, from the coding sequence GTGCGCGCCGGAAAGAACGAGGTGGCTCCCTTCAGCATCGGTTTTGCCGTGATGCTGGTGGTTGCCGGTTATTCGTTGACAAGTGTTCCGCTCGACTGGGACGAGGGCGCGACGCTTTCCGCGGCGACCCGGTCGTTCGGCGAGCTGCTCGAGCTGGCCAGCTACAAGGACGCGGTCATCACGCCCTTCTACCTGGTGCTCCACGTGCTGGTCACGGTCTTCGGCGAGTCCGATGTGGTCCTGCGCCTGCCCTCGCTCCTGGCGATGGCCCTCGGCGCCGGCGTGACCGCCGAGATCGGTCGGCGGGTGGCCGGGCCGGCCGCCGGAATCCTGGCCGGCATCATCTGCTCGGCGATCCCCAGCCTGGTGTTCTTCGCCCACACGGCCCGGCCGTACGCGTTCGCCTTCCTCTTCGCGACGCTCTCGTCCCTGCTGCTGCTCACTGCCGTGGCGTCGCCCTCCCGGTGGCGGTGGGCGGGGTACGGGCTCTGTCTGGCGCTCACCGGGGTCTTCCACCTGGTCGCGCTCTCCGTGCTGGCCGCACACGCGGTGATCCTGGCGCTGGCGTGGTGGCCGGAGCGGGATCGCCGGCTGTGGCGGGCGGTTCCGGCGATAGCCGCCGCTCTGGTGGTCGTGTCACCGCTCATTTGGCTGGGCCGCAGCCAGCGGTACTCCCAGCTGCACTGGGTGCAGACACCGACCTGGAAGACGGTCGGCGCGCTGCCCGGTGACGTCGCCTTCAGTCCGGTGGTGGGTTACCTGCTGGTGCTGCTCGCCGCCGCTGCCTACTTCGCCGTGCCGACCCGCCGGTACGTCGAGCTGGTCGTCCTCAGCACGGTGCCGGTCGTGGTGGTCATCGGGGCTTCGCTGATCGCACCGGTGTGGGTGCCGCGGTACGGCATCTTCCTGCTCGCGCCGGTTGCGGTGCTGGCGGCCGCGACCGTCACCACCTCGCGCCTGCGTGCGGTGGCCGTGCTGCCGTGGGTCGTCCGCGCGGTGGCGGTCGTGGCAGCGCTGGTGCTCCTCTCCCTGCCGGTGCAGAAGTCGGTGCGGCAGACGCACGACGCGCCGGACACCCGCGGCATGGCCGCCGCCATCCACGACAACGTTGCCAGCGGTGATGTCGTCGTCTACACCGACTTCGCCTGGTCGATGCGGCCGACGCTCACCCACTACCTGAGCCAGCTGGACTGGGCGCCGGCGGTCCAGCCGCCGGACATCCTGATGAAGCAGACGGCGGCCAGCAACGGGACGCTGGAGGCGACCGAGTTCATCGACATTCAGGGCAGGCTGGCCAAGGCCGACCGCATCTGGCTCATCGGTCCGGCCGCTGGTGTCTACGGGGCGGCAGAGGACCCCCTCTCCGCCCCCGGTTGGAAGATCAAGTACATCCGGCAGCACTACGAGGTGCGGCAGACCTACACGTTCGAGACCGGTCGAGCGGTGCTGCTCGGGGCGCGCGGCGGGTCGACCGTCACCCAGTAG
- a CDS encoding DUF1800 domain-containing protein, whose product MADDLALLLRRAGFGPTAAELAAAKKAGYEATLAALTAPTAPDVGASLAPVPVLGPDPFFRLSNPTAAQRAKASEERWEQTQRITQWWLDRLTVADHQTREKLWFFWHGHWATSVRKVMRPQLMLLQHRNLRSSLDFAVMAHKMITDPALVFWLDGESNTRTAPNENLGRELMELFMLGIGRYSERDVKAAGRALTGWRIDYDGARTYFSPAWHDNGAKTILGETKNFNAHSLVDFLLKQDRCAAYIAERLWFRYASSSDPIPKSTRDAMVAVFPNSMSMLRKLFEDEAFRATAGKLVKQPTEWFVGAMRHLGLRPGELSDEMSTYVLNGLERLGQLPFAPPSVEGWPAGAEWLTVGAAQARLNFAGRIAQLVPAQRLTPEDVAHVLTIETWTNRTYSVLKATTDPQRLLTLGLASPEYLVT is encoded by the coding sequence ATGGCCGACGATCTCGCGTTGCTACTGCGCCGCGCCGGTTTCGGCCCCACCGCCGCTGAGTTGGCCGCGGCGAAGAAGGCAGGGTACGAAGCGACACTCGCCGCGCTCACGGCGCCGACAGCGCCGGACGTGGGAGCCTCGCTGGCCCCCGTGCCCGTTCTGGGCCCGGATCCCTTCTTCAGGCTGTCGAACCCGACCGCCGCGCAGCGCGCCAAGGCGAGCGAGGAGCGTTGGGAGCAGACGCAGCGGATCACCCAGTGGTGGCTGGACCGCCTCACGGTGGCCGATCACCAGACCCGCGAGAAGCTGTGGTTCTTCTGGCACGGACACTGGGCCACCTCGGTGCGGAAGGTGATGCGGCCACAACTGATGCTGTTGCAGCACCGGAATCTGCGCAGCTCGCTCGACTTCGCCGTGATGGCGCACAAGATGATCACGGACCCGGCCCTCGTCTTCTGGCTCGACGGCGAATCCAACACACGGACCGCCCCCAACGAGAACCTCGGCCGCGAGTTGATGGAACTCTTCATGCTCGGCATCGGCCGGTACTCCGAACGGGACGTGAAGGCCGCGGGTCGTGCGCTGACCGGCTGGCGGATCGATTACGACGGCGCCCGCACTTACTTCAGCCCCGCCTGGCACGACAACGGGGCGAAGACGATTCTCGGCGAGACGAAGAACTTCAACGCCCACTCGCTCGTCGACTTCCTGCTCAAGCAGGACCGGTGCGCCGCCTATATCGCCGAGCGGCTGTGGTTCCGCTACGCCTCGTCGAGCGACCCGATTCCGAAGTCCACCCGGGACGCCATGGTGGCCGTCTTTCCCAACTCGATGTCGATGCTGCGGAAACTCTTCGAGGATGAGGCGTTCCGCGCCACCGCCGGCAAGCTGGTGAAGCAGCCGACCGAGTGGTTCGTCGGCGCGATGCGGCATCTGGGGCTGCGGCCAGGGGAACTGTCCGACGAGATGTCGACATACGTCCTCAATGGTCTCGAGCGGTTGGGCCAGCTGCCGTTCGCGCCTCCCAGCGTCGAGGGTTGGCCGGCCGGCGCGGAGTGGCTGACCGTGGGGGCGGCGCAGGCCCGCCTGAACTTCGCAGGTCGGATCGCCCAGTTGGTGCCGGCCCAACGGCTGACCCCGGAGGACGTGGCGCACGTGCTCACCATCGAGACCTGGACCAACAGGACGTACTCGGTCCTGAAGGCCACCACCGACCCGCAGCGGCTGTTGACCCTCGGGTTGGCGAGCCCGGAATACCTGGTGACGTGA
- a CDS encoding DUF1501 domain-containing protein, with translation MDAVTRRRFLLASGVAGGSALVAGAAKLSLGGLLRTASEASASEDHRKTSKLVIVTLYGGNDGLNTVVPYASPAYYAARPELAYEPERVLRLDDALGLNPMLKGLSSLWGEQRLAVVLGAGYPKPDRSHFRSMDIWQSASPSGPTSSGWVGRWLDGTKAAPEAAVSFEPMLPPLLAGETRTGACVSVGGLKLPPGVTADMVGALGHREPNESELQARAADAYANLINIDKLIQHAEAVSAPPEATVQPDSPATSTGGSNVLSAQLSRVAQCVEAGVPTRVYSVSLGGFDTHASERVGHEFLLRQLDQALASFARRLSGTEAGRQVTTVVYSEFGRRVRANASDGTDHGTAGPVLVLGSQVAGGLYGEQPSLTDLDDGDLKATTDFRDVIGTLLASVLQADPARYVGGGYQPRMLPFLVRD, from the coding sequence ATGGATGCAGTGACCCGGCGCAGATTCCTGCTGGCCTCGGGGGTTGCCGGCGGCAGCGCCCTGGTCGCCGGTGCGGCGAAATTGAGCCTGGGAGGTCTGCTGCGGACCGCCAGTGAGGCGTCCGCCAGCGAAGACCACCGAAAAACGTCCAAGCTGGTCATCGTCACGCTCTACGGCGGCAACGACGGCCTCAACACGGTCGTCCCGTACGCAAGCCCGGCCTACTACGCGGCCCGCCCCGAACTGGCCTACGAGCCGGAGCGGGTGCTTCGTCTCGACGACGCGCTGGGGCTGAACCCGATGCTCAAGGGCTTGAGTTCGCTGTGGGGTGAGCAGCGGTTGGCGGTCGTCCTCGGAGCGGGCTACCCGAAACCGGATCGCAGTCACTTCCGCTCCATGGACATCTGGCAGAGCGCGTCGCCCAGCGGTCCGACCAGTTCGGGGTGGGTGGGCCGATGGTTGGACGGCACCAAGGCCGCGCCCGAGGCCGCGGTCAGCTTCGAGCCCATGCTTCCGCCCCTCCTCGCCGGTGAGACCCGTACGGGGGCCTGCGTGAGCGTCGGCGGGCTCAAGCTGCCGCCCGGAGTAACAGCGGACATGGTCGGGGCGCTGGGGCACCGGGAGCCGAACGAGTCGGAGCTGCAGGCGCGGGCCGCGGACGCCTACGCCAACCTCATCAACATCGACAAGCTCATCCAACATGCCGAGGCCGTCAGCGCTCCGCCGGAGGCCACCGTCCAACCCGACAGCCCCGCGACGAGTACGGGTGGGTCGAACGTCCTCTCCGCACAGCTGTCGCGGGTGGCGCAGTGTGTCGAGGCCGGGGTCCCCACCCGGGTGTACTCGGTGAGCCTCGGTGGGTTCGACACGCACGCCTCGGAGCGGGTCGGGCACGAGTTCCTGCTGCGTCAACTCGACCAGGCGCTGGCCAGCTTCGCTCGTCGGCTGTCGGGCACCGAGGCCGGTCGACAGGTCACCACTGTCGTCTACAGCGAGTTCGGCCGGCGGGTCCGGGCGAATGCCTCTGACGGCACCGACCACGGAACCGCCGGCCCTGTTCTCGTGCTGGGTTCCCAGGTCGCCGGCGGGCTCTACGGGGAGCAGCCGAGCCTGACCGACCTGGACGACGGTGACCTCAAGGCGACGACGGACTTCCGAGACGTCATCGGCACCCTGCTGGCCTCGGTGTTGCAGGCCGATCCGGCGCGCTACGTCGGCGGCGGATACCAGCCGAGGATGCTCCCGTTCCTCGTCCGCGACTGA
- a CDS encoding sugar transferase: MPRVERPDPAVKAAMVPGLDTTAVLPYASSRASTGTRFLRAWMMTAPVDVVALLTPLLLTQNYWRGTLANAALTVAIFAAGGLYRARRHVSILDELPILCGRLLASAAVVAIIAAERHASVEYVTSFMRGVALSAALVIAGRALSRKFTIVARRRRWVEHNAIIIGSGPIGVELARLLRRYPQYGLRFVGCVDAASRQDSGAVPLLGTLDNVEQLVRLLNCDVLVIADPDCTESTLIATLLQPNTSRCDLWVVPRLWGSRSQAGYPDHIGAIPIAKIGDTTLSGPRWAIKRASDVLVATLALILLSPVLLLCAIATFIDGGRGIFFYQERIGRYGKPFNVIKFRSMRPVDEQESQTNWSIAHDRRVGPIGRFMRRTSLDELPQLWNIVRGEMSVVGPRPERPHFVEKFSAEYPNYAMRHRVPVGLTGLAQVSGLRGDTPISDRARFDNYYIENWSLWLDVKVVLRTVAEVFRGGGR, from the coding sequence ATGCCCCGCGTCGAGCGACCCGACCCGGCGGTCAAGGCGGCGATGGTCCCCGGTCTCGACACGACAGCGGTGCTGCCCTACGCCAGCTCCAGGGCCTCGACCGGCACTCGTTTCCTGCGCGCCTGGATGATGACGGCTCCCGTCGATGTCGTGGCGCTGCTGACTCCGCTGCTGCTGACCCAGAACTACTGGCGCGGGACGCTGGCAAACGCCGCGCTCACGGTGGCGATCTTCGCGGCGGGCGGGCTCTACCGGGCCCGCCGGCACGTCAGCATCCTCGACGAACTGCCGATCCTCTGCGGGCGACTGCTGGCTTCGGCCGCGGTGGTGGCCATCATCGCGGCCGAACGGCACGCCTCGGTGGAGTACGTGACCAGCTTCATGCGTGGGGTCGCGCTCTCCGCGGCGTTGGTGATCGCTGGTCGTGCGCTCAGCCGGAAGTTCACCATCGTCGCGCGTCGGCGGCGGTGGGTGGAGCACAACGCCATCATCATCGGCAGCGGTCCGATCGGCGTGGAGCTGGCCCGACTGCTGCGGCGCTACCCCCAGTACGGTCTGCGCTTCGTCGGTTGCGTCGACGCGGCGTCCCGTCAGGACTCCGGCGCGGTCCCGCTGCTCGGCACCCTCGACAACGTCGAACAACTGGTTCGGCTGCTGAACTGCGACGTCCTGGTCATCGCCGACCCGGACTGCACGGAGTCCACCCTGATCGCGACACTGCTCCAGCCCAACACCTCGCGCTGCGACCTCTGGGTGGTGCCGCGGCTGTGGGGGTCCCGGTCCCAGGCCGGATACCCCGACCACATCGGTGCCATCCCGATCGCCAAGATCGGCGACACGACCCTGTCCGGGCCGCGCTGGGCCATCAAGCGGGCCTCCGACGTCCTCGTCGCCACGCTGGCGCTCATCCTTCTGAGCCCGGTGCTGCTGCTCTGCGCCATCGCCACGTTCATCGACGGCGGTCGCGGCATCTTCTTCTACCAGGAGCGGATCGGCCGGTACGGCAAGCCGTTCAACGTCATCAAGTTCCGGTCGATGCGCCCGGTGGACGAGCAGGAGTCGCAGACCAACTGGTCCATCGCGCACGACCGGCGGGTCGGCCCGATCGGGCGGTTCATGCGCCGTACGTCCCTGGACGAGCTGCCGCAGCTGTGGAACATCGTGCGCGGTGAGATGAGCGTGGTCGGGCCCCGACCGGAGCGGCCGCACTTCGTGGAGAAGTTCTCCGCCGAGTACCCGAACTACGCGATGCGGCACCGGGTGCCCGTCGGCCTCACCGGGCTCGCGCAGGTCAGTGGCCTCCGCGGCGACACCCCGATCTCCGACCGGGCGAGGTTCGACAACTACTACATCGAGAACTGGTCGCTCTGGCTCGACGTCAAGGTGGTGCTCCGGACTGTCGCTGAGGTGTTCCGCGGTGGTGGCCGCTGA